The sequence below is a genomic window from Mus musculus strain C57BL/6J chromosome 4, GRCm38.p6 C57BL/6J.
GAGACCCTGTGGCAATGCAAGTGGGAGGCGCAGGAGCCTGCTTCCCCGTCTCCAAGAGCTTTGGAGGCTTCTTGTCCTGGTTGTCACCCTTGTGTAATGCAGCTGGCCTCTGTATCTGACTGGAATCTGGTATTTCCACCGAGGTTACTGTTCAAGTTTGCCCACGCAAACATTTAGACTCGTTGGTCCAGTGTCATTTATATTCATGTATAATCTGAAAACTGGGGTGACCAGCTGACTTCAATGGTTTTGGAAGAAACATGAAATCATGGAAAGGCCAGACTTTCTGAGTCATCTGACCTTTAGATGGAGTCCCTGCTTTGTAACTTAAGTGCCAGTGTCTTTGGTCAAGTCAATgaattttgtgtatttgtttattgTCTATGACAGTGAAAATAACTCTCTTGTAATATTGCTGTAAAGGTCTGCTAAGCCTAGGGCTGGGAACACAGAAATTACCAATACTCAATAGATGGAAGTTGCTTGTTCATAAGGCTGGGAGCCTAAAATATGACCTAGTGAAGACAGCTCCACTTGCAGAGACTGCTGAGTGACATTCACGTCATAATATTAAAACTCTCATTCTTCTACACACAGCAGAGTATTATTCAGTCATAAGAACAAGCAGGTCTCTGCTGGGCACCTGACCAAAGTAGCACTCAGCAGGAGCAGCCCGAgtatggcatttaaaaaaataccactGCTGTTTAGTGGCTTGGTAGTTCCAGGCCTTCCATCAATCACACCTACAGAAACCTCAGAGCAAGTATCCTGGGACTATACACAGAAACCTAGCCATCAATACACTTCAAAGCCATGAGGAAGGACCTGAATCAGATCAACTCACTGTTTAGCAAGGTGGGATCTGCTGAGAGCCAGGGTCTGTAGAGGAACAGACACAAGTCGCTAATATACTTGGTATCCCTTAGTACTGCCGTGCTCCCATGTCCCAAGCCTCCTGCTCATCCTTGGGGTCCCTATACATGCTGTGAGGTAATAAAAAGTAGGAACCCGGAGAAGACTGGAAGAGAACTTAGATTGTAGAGTTGATTGGCTATCACTTCTTATGCTGCAGATTAGACAAGAGTGGGCTATAGAGAGGCAATATTGCCCCTGCCCCCAGTTACTCAGGAGATGGAGGTCAGTTCTTCTACAGATAGCTGTGTCATCCTTGAGGTTATAGTATCCCCAAGAATAGAGAAGACTCTGAGATTATGCTTAGACCCCAGATCCAAGACTGAGGTGGCAATGGATTGGGAAAGGCAATGATGGCTAGCCATCAAGGGGGACAGGGAGCCGCAGGTACAGAGGACTCACTGTCCTTCCATGCTCACCTAGGCTAAGCTGGGCATACAAAGGCTAGTGTGCATGCAGGCTTTGGCTAGGGCTTCTTTCTGGTGCCCTCTTTTCCTACTTCaagactttccttttttttttttttaatagactttCTAGGAGAACATAACAGCTTGGTTTGCATGTAGTTTCCTTATTTCAGCCCACTACAAGAGAGGgccttttggatttctttagctCTCCTTTCATCCTAACCTTAGCTAAAACTGCATgctctcccatccccctccccctgaccTTACTGGTCCCTCTGATttcccccctcttctcccctttACTTCATCCAGACAGTACTAATCACTAGTCTCACTGCTCTGCCctcccactcacacacactaacaaGCATCGCAGTACACACAGTACCACCAGTGCTCCTCTACTTCCTAAGCTTTGGTTGTAATTGCTTTTAATTTGACCATTACTGTTATTTTCATAGTGGGCTGGTCTATCTTTGATAGTGATTACTTTTGCAAACTGTATTCTACTTTCAAGAAAGTGTTAGGGATTAAGCCTGGTGCCCTGAATGTGTGGGCTGAGGGGTCTAACCAAGCTAGATTTGGAGTCTAGCAGAAAACAACACCATAACCTTACTACAACCCAGTCACTCTCCTACATTGCAAACACTTCAAATGAAGAGCAGGGatgatttagaaagaaaaaaaaatcagccaaagATTCAACTCCAGATGTGCAAGTCTCAATGCAAAAACATAAGAAACATGAAAATTCAAGGCATAATGAATCCTACAAAAATTATTTATCCCACAGTAATGCCCTTTAATGGGAGTGAATCATATGAAATTTCAAAGACTTAATTCAAACGAATGATTATAAATTATTCAAAGATTTCAAAGACGACACAAACTCCTGAGTGAAttataagagaacacaaatagttAAAAGAAAGGAGTATGGAGTTAGTAGGTAGCTTAGTCAGtctaatccccagcacccactaaAGCCCAGGCATGGTGCTGTGTCTGGATCCCCAGTAACAGaagggcaaaggcaggcagatcctgaGAGCTTGCTGACCAGTCTGGGAAATCAATGAATTCCAGTTTCAGTAAAAGCCTCATATCAAAAAGTAATccagaagggctggagaggtggctcagtagtgaaGAGTAAGTActtggctcttgcagaggacatgggctTGATTTCAAGCACCCAGAtgaggctcacaatcacctgtaactccagttccaggggatctaatccCCTCTTGTGACTCCCATGGACActgatacatgtacacacatcaaatacccatacacagaaaataaacataataataaaaaatgagatGGAGTGTGACAGAGAAAGATACCtggtgttgacctctggccttcaaaTGAACATACACagttatgtgcacatatatacactacatgcatgtacaaaaaaaaaaaaaagaaaaaagaaagaaacaagccaATACAGGAAATGAATGtggaatgaaaaaacaaaacaaaacaatcaaacaaacaaacaaacaaaaaacaaacaaaacaaaaaaacccataaaaaatccaaacaaaacaaaaggcaagtAAAATGCAAGAAATTCAAAGTTCACTACATCAAATAGGAAACTCCATAGACTGACTCACCAATAGATAGAATAGAACAGGAGGAGAACTGCATACTAGGGCTGAAGACAAGAGAGGTGAATTGGAATATGCAGACAATGACAACGATGAATTAATAAGAAAGGATAAACATAATGTAGAAGATCCTATGAAAAGACCAAGTCTATAAATCATGAGATGGAGGAATGAGAAAGACTTCATGTTAAAGGCATAAAACTAACTCAGAATACTATACACAGTGAAACTATTTGCTATAATTGAAGAAGAAACACTTTTCATGATTCAAACAGGCTAAAGGATTTCATGATACACGGCTAGGGCACCTTACAGCTCTCCTACTCCCATTCTATTGGAGTTGGGCCATGCACAAGGGTCAGTGCTTGACAGTAGATACCTTCATGGAATCCACTAGAACAAAGACAAAGGTATACTCATCCATGATGCTACAGGAAAGAGTAAGCTACATTAGAACAATGGTTTAGCAAGTAAAGACTATGAAAACCTcaaaaactacaaaaacaaaaacaaaaaatcaacaaaatggcAGAAATAGAATAGTGTGGATCCCTAGTACCCATGCAAATGCCAAGAGCATATGGTGGCTCAGCCTATAATGCCTTTTAGTAATAATCCTGAATAGTAATGGTTTCATGTCAGTCTGTGCCTTAATCAAAAGACACGACTAGCAGGTTGAATAACAAAGCAGGTTCCATCTGTTGTCTCTAAGAACACACTTGACCATCACAAAGCCCTTGCTGTGCacacatgaagaccagagtttggatccGCAGTACTCATGTTAACGCCAGGATGGTATGGTGGCTCGCCTGTAATGCCTGTGCACggaagacacagagagaccctaGGAGCAAATTGCCTAGCTAGGTTAGCCAAACTGTCAAGCTCTGGTTTCAAGTAAGAGACCTGCCATATATGTTAGGTTGAAAGCAATCAAGGAGGACAGCCAATGTCAAACTGcggcctacacacacactcacattcatgcatgtgtttgtgtgaatgaatacacacatgcatgcataccacacatggacaaaacaagacaaatgaGAAGGGCCTGAATGTGAAAACATATTTGGAGAAAATGAAACTAGGAAACAAACAGATATAGTTCTAATGTCTGATAAACTAGACTTCAAAGCAAAattagaagagagaaggagagtccTGATGAAAGCAACAATTCACCAAGAGGACACTGCCATTTTAAACACATGTGCGCTGATCATGTGTGACTTAATTTCACAAATGAAATACTACTACATGTAGAGACTCAGATGAATCCCAATATATTAATAGTGAATATCTTACTCAAtgttctgtttctgtgaagagacaccatgaccatggcaactcttataataagaaagcatttaattgggactggtttacagcttcagaggtttagtctaatACTACCGTGGTATATGTTGggagacatgatgctggagaggaatctgagagttctacatcaggatcagcaggcagtaggaagagaaAAAGCCACTGGGTCCGGTCTGGGCtcctgaaacctcaaaaccccacTCCTCCAATgattccttcaacaaggccacacctcctagtccttgtcaagtagtgccactcactaatgaccaagcattcaaccatatgagcctatgggtgccattcctattcaaactaccacagtggaTAACATCAACAACCTAGTTGTACCAGCACCctgacaaaaaataaacaagaaaacacatgtgAATTAAGTGAGATCACAGATAGACCTaacagacactccagaagattcCAACCAAACACTGAATAATGTACATTCTTCACAGTATAACACAGCAAggtgtaacaacaacaacaacaaaagaaagctgAGAAAATTTCTTGTATGTTGTCTGACCACAGTGAGATAAGACTAGATAGAAGTCAACATGAAAGCTATAGAACctatacaaacatatacagatTGGATGACACACTGCTGAATGATGAATGGATCACTGAAGGAATCaaacaggaaattaaaaaattccaagaattggatgaaattaaaaacacatacaaaaaagcCCCATGAAAACAGTTCTATTAAGGGAATTTATAactactttaaaaaattagagaGATCGAATAGATAACATATTGATGTAGATTAGGGCcttggaaaaacaagaacaagccaAACCAAAAGGCAGAGGTAAAGAAAGAATTAAGATCAGAGCAGAAATTAatgaaagtaaaaaaacaaaaaggcaaacaacagTAATGTAAAGACTCAATAAAACAGTTGGTTCCCTGAAAAGATAAACAAGATTTGACAAACCCTTAGCAAAaagaaccaaataaacaaacaaataaatatataaataaacaaacaacccccaaaacaaaacaaaaaaactccaacAACACTCAAAGTAATGAAATGAGAGATGAAAGTGAGCCATTATAAGAAATACTGATGGAATTCAGAAAGTCAATAGTACATACATTAAATACTTATATTTCACtaaattagaaaaatttaaaaatggataaatatctagatacacacacatgaccTTAGTTCATGAAATGATTAtaaaaatactcttttttttttgcacttctcttttaaaaataaacattttattttttgtgcatgcgtgttttgcctacatgtaagcCTGAAGaccatgtgtgcctgatgcctgtaTAGGTAAGAAGGCGGCATCAAATCCCCAGGAATCAGAGGTTTAGGTGGTTGAAGCCGCCACCTAGGTTGTAAAGAACCAAAACCAGGAGCAGCACATGCTGTCAGCTGGTGAGCCGTTTCTCCAGCCCCggaaaaaggtttttgtttttttgtttgtttttttaatgtaataaacTAAAACACTACAATCTTACCTTTGGGAGTAATTcttgattttttcttttcaaacaacttttgttttattactttagtcactaaaagagaaaaaataaaataaaaccacccTCACATTACAAAGTAACATAAGGGGCTTTAGAGATGGCACAGAGTTTAAGATAGCATGCTGAACAATTGTGAGAGTTAGAATTTGGGTTTCTGCACCCATTTACCAAGCTGGGAAATCCAACTCTAAGTAGGCTGAGGACAGGAAGATCCCTAAGacgttctggcatccagcctagATGAGAAAATCTAAGTCCCAGGCTCAAGAAAAAATCTGATTCACAGGATGCAGCAATGATATAAAACACTCCATGCCTGCACACAGGTGAGCACAATGAACAGATGActtcaaacacaaacacacacaaccttttttttcccaagactttATATAAAATACTTGGGAATGgctggtgcacacctataatcccagcattcaggaggctgaaaaAAAGAGAGCATTGCTGTGacttcaagaacagcctgggagacacagtgaattccaggacagtctgctctataaacaaacaaacatggactATGAACTAATAATTTCTCATTGTTTGGACGAAGCAACTGtagaaaaagaataattaaaacaataGATACTACAGGTATCAAGCACAATGCAGTGCCCTCTTACTACCTTACTTTGAAAATGAGCTCAGTATAACGGAAGCCTGCTAGCAGTGTCCTCTGTGCAATCTTTTCTGAATTCAAGAGGAAGCCATAAAGCAACACAACCTGATTAAAAAGAACACATGTCTTCTAGAGATGATAACAGTACTTCTATCTGGACAGCTTTGGGGTATGTGTGATCTCTCAGACCGAAACTTGAGAAACATGGGAAGGTTTATCTCTAAAATTACTAACATTAAAAAtccaggtgctggagagatgtctcagaagttaagagcagtggctgctcttctggaggccctgagttcaattcccagaacccacatggtggcatacaactgtctataatggaATCTAATGCCTTCTTTGGATAGACAGACAaaccacccatatacataaaatacacaaattaaaaaatcttttaaaaaaatacataaatgtttCTTACTTAGTTCTTTGGTTTTCCTTGCTTCACTTTTTAAGGAGCATGGTACTAGGGAAACACCAATGAGATCTTCAAGTTGTCTGTTGCCCTCCAAAGCCTGAAAGAAAACTACTTTTAATGAGTTAAATAAGTTCTCTACAACTAAGAGATTATTTACAAAGGAAATATAATACATTGTTTCTTCATTTAAAAGATCTTAAATTAGGAATTTTGAGTTTTCCTGGTACATCATGTATTACAAGCCCTATAATCACTATAAtactaattttgtttgtttgtttatttttctttctttctttctttctttcttccttttctttttttttttccttttttttttttttttgaggttgtgGGGTGGTAAATGTTTGAGATAGATTTCCTTATTTAAATAAGGTGCCCTCACACTCCAAAGATCTGCTGCCctgtctttcaagtgctgggattaagggagtGCATCACCATGCTCAGTTTCGATCAGGTAAAAATGctatacatggtggctcacacctttaatgctagcacttgggaggcagaagcaggcagatttctgtgttcaaggcaaGGCAGAGCTACATtagtgagttctagaatagccagagctacatagtgagacactgtctcaaccaacaactacaactacaacaacagcaacaaaataaaacaaagcaatccTCTAACAtggtgccacagctctccatactcaaataccagcagagagagctggtcttccagaAGTGAtaacacacctgtgagcacaagaccaccacttctgctcaaattcctgtcCCAAGAGGCACCTgcccaggacacaggaaccaagggacAACTGGAGACAGAATTCTTATGGTTTCCgtctgcaccctggagctgaccctgcaccacagctctccatgcccaaattcttcctggagagaactagtctcccaggaatactgacacacaggcttgcaggagggacaagccacagcaagaccagctaacaccagagatatccagatggtgaaaggaaagggcaagaacataagcaacagaaaacaaggcgacttgggaatcatcagaacccagttctccgccacagtgagccctggatacctcaaaacaccagaaaagcaggACTCtggtttaaaatcacatctcatgatgatgatagaggactttaagaaggacataaataactcccttaaagaaatacaagacaacaaaggtaaacaggtaggaacccttaaagaggaaacacaaaaatcccttaaagaattacaagaaaaagacaagcaaacaggtaaaggaattgaacaaaaccatccaggatctaaaaatggaaatagaaaaaaataaagaaatcacaagagagacaaccctggagatagaaaacctaggaaagagatcaggagtcatagatgcaagcctcaccaacagaatacaagagatagaagagagaatctcaggtgcagaagataccatagaaaacactgacacaacagccaaagaaaatgctaaatgcaaaaagcttctaacccctaacatccaggaaatccaggacacaatgggaagaccaaacctaaggataataggtgtgaagagagtgaagattcccaccttaaagggccagtaaatatcttcgacaaaattatagaagaaaacttccctaacctaaaaaaagagatgcccataaacatacaagaaggctacagaactccaaatagactggactagaaaagtgattcctcccatcacataatagtcaaaacaccaaatgcacaaaacaaagaaagaatattaaaagcagtaagaggaaaaggtcaagtaatatataaaggcagacctatcagaattataccagacttctcaccagagactatgaaagctagaagatcctgggcagatgtcatacagaccctaagagaacacaaatgccagcccaggctactctagccagcaaaactctcaattactatcgagggagaaaccaagacattccatgacaaaagcaaatatatacaatatctttctacaaatccagttctacaaaggataatagatagaaaacaccaaaacaaggaggaaaactacaccctagaaaaagcaagaaattaatcttctttcaacaaacccgaAAGAAGATAGTGAcacaaacattaaaacaaaaataataaaaataacaggaagcaacaatcactattctttaatctcttaacatcaatgactcaattccccaataaaaagacatagactaacagactgaataaataaacaggacccagcattttgctgcatacaggtaacacacctcagtgtcaaagacagacactacctcagagtaaagggctggaaaacaattttccaagcaaatggtcccaagaaacaagctggagtagccattctaatatcgaataaaattgactttcaaccaaaagttatcaaaaaagataaggaaggacacttcatactcatcaaaggaaaaatctaccaagaaga
It includes:
- the Itgb3bp gene encoding centromere protein R isoform 3 (isoform 3 is encoded by transcript variant 3); the encoded protein is MISLKKIFMVLLSKIEISSEKTMEIMKNLSSIQALEGNRQLEDLIGVSLVPCSLKSEARKTKELMTKVIKQKLFEKKKSRITPKVLPSSLTTVNLPGY
- the Itgb3bp gene encoding centromere protein R isoform 2 (isoform 2 is encoded by transcript variant 2) gives rise to the protein MISLKKIFMVLLSKIEISSEKTMEIMKNLSSIQALEGNRQLEDLIGVSLVPCSLKSEARKTKELMTKVIKQKLFEKKKSRITPKDHHLDSFEFLKAILN
- the Itgb3bp gene encoding centromere protein R isoform 4 (isoform 4 is encoded by transcript variant 4), whose protein sequence is MVLLSKIEISSEKTMEIMKNLSSIQALEGNRQLEDLIGVSLVPCSLKSEARKTKELMTKVIKQKLFEKKKSRITPKDHHLDSFEFLKAILN